The following coding sequences are from one Halomicrobium zhouii window:
- a CDS encoding AAA domain-containing protein: MTSRPTTDRVFPTALLPSPVQLRGVVVDVSDAKTVNTQYGESDLCEVTFKPEGGVAEPVTATLWGKWAETADYLEPGMEVAVYDPDEREYQGETQYSVGGDSTLVVEPDFLVDVTDVRSWVQCPRMYYLNKIGGTDHAYPVVKGTIVHEVFGDLLRGRDLDEAIDDHVDDAGLDLGLLGRDAEEVRQEVRDHASAIEGWLQQGLLTEEDEWRSEMTLVSERFGMKGRADAVRRGMPVELKTGKNTKRDPRFQDKIQAACYALILEERNGEAPDTGTLLYTKNAAVERTEESGDLSPAKEFSINGGLLNFVVRTRNEIAAMEYDASVPTGYEADARCEYCFEQDTCMVVSGRLDQESKAGKIGSAIPEEEREYFDRFYQAIEQERRAVHREYAKLWDQTPQERADDDRALVDLEPAGQTQLDDGQWELRAKGTTAVSKIREGDLALASDGNPITGAAELCRIERLDEDEVIVTSDEPVELRRLDVYPSEIGTDRMLTALHDAVLTRPPEQKDVLFGRREPEFAEVTETFVDNNAAQNEAVQLAVGAEDFALVHGPPGTGKTYTLAQVVRACVARGDQVLLSAFTNRAVDNCLEALEDQGFEDVVRVGTESGVRDDMQAYRLDTAGDPDECVSQLEDAAVVAATTASCSSRIMRTQEFDTAVVDEAGQLTEPGTLAATARADRFVLVGDHQQLPPVVSSEKANEVLGQSLFERLIDEYPDASVLLDRQYRMAQRIQAFSSREFYDNQLRPATGEVAAQRIGDLPDVDPEALPENLRDGAAFVDPDGSAEGNTNPTEAAEVARVVSEYVDAGLDPSDIGVIAPYRAQVAEISKHVPESVAVDTVDRFQGSSKEVIVVSFTATGSLDGPIFEDYRRINVALTRAKKALVLVGDADALATDEVYGRMVEWAR; the protein is encoded by the coding sequence ATGACATCCAGGCCGACGACCGACAGGGTTTTTCCGACCGCTCTCTTGCCTTCTCCCGTGCAATTACGTGGGGTCGTCGTGGACGTATCCGACGCCAAGACGGTGAACACGCAGTACGGGGAGAGCGACCTCTGCGAGGTGACGTTCAAGCCGGAGGGCGGCGTCGCCGAACCGGTCACGGCGACGCTGTGGGGCAAGTGGGCGGAGACGGCCGACTACCTCGAACCCGGGATGGAGGTCGCCGTCTACGACCCCGACGAACGCGAGTACCAGGGCGAGACCCAGTACTCCGTCGGCGGCGATTCGACGCTCGTCGTCGAACCCGACTTCCTCGTCGACGTGACCGACGTCCGCTCGTGGGTGCAGTGCCCGCGGATGTACTACCTCAACAAGATCGGCGGCACCGACCACGCCTACCCGGTCGTCAAGGGGACCATCGTCCACGAGGTGTTCGGCGACCTGCTCCGCGGCCGGGACCTCGACGAGGCCATCGACGACCACGTCGACGACGCCGGCCTCGACCTGGGCCTCCTGGGCCGGGACGCCGAGGAGGTACGCCAGGAGGTCCGGGACCACGCCTCTGCCATCGAGGGGTGGCTCCAGCAGGGCCTCCTCACCGAGGAAGACGAGTGGCGCTCCGAGATGACGCTCGTCTCCGAGCGCTTCGGGATGAAGGGGCGGGCCGACGCCGTCCGCCGCGGGATGCCGGTCGAACTGAAGACCGGGAAGAACACCAAGCGCGACCCGCGGTTCCAGGACAAGATCCAGGCCGCCTGTTACGCGCTCATTCTCGAAGAGCGAAACGGAGAGGCGCCCGATACGGGCACGCTGCTGTACACCAAGAACGCCGCCGTCGAGCGCACCGAGGAGTCGGGCGACCTCTCGCCGGCCAAGGAGTTCTCCATCAACGGCGGCCTGCTGAACTTCGTCGTCCGGACGCGCAACGAGATCGCGGCGATGGAGTACGACGCCAGCGTCCCGACCGGCTACGAGGCCGACGCCAGGTGCGAGTACTGCTTCGAGCAGGACACCTGCATGGTGGTCTCCGGCCGCCTCGACCAGGAGTCGAAGGCCGGCAAGATCGGGTCGGCGATCCCCGAGGAAGAGCGCGAGTACTTTGACCGGTTCTACCAGGCAATCGAGCAGGAGCGCCGGGCCGTCCACCGCGAGTACGCGAAGCTCTGGGACCAGACGCCCCAGGAACGGGCCGACGACGACCGCGCGCTCGTGGATCTGGAACCGGCCGGACAGACCCAGCTAGACGACGGCCAGTGGGAACTGCGGGCGAAGGGAACGACTGCCGTCTCGAAGATCCGCGAGGGCGACCTGGCACTGGCGAGCGACGGAAACCCGATAACGGGCGCCGCCGAACTCTGCCGGATCGAGCGACTCGACGAGGACGAGGTGATCGTGACGTCGGACGAACCGGTCGAACTCCGCCGGCTCGACGTCTACCCCTCGGAGATCGGCACCGACCGGATGCTCACGGCGCTCCACGACGCGGTGCTCACCCGGCCGCCCGAGCAGAAGGACGTCCTCTTCGGCCGCAGGGAGCCCGAGTTCGCCGAGGTGACCGAGACGTTCGTCGACAACAACGCGGCCCAGAACGAGGCCGTGCAACTGGCCGTCGGCGCCGAGGACTTCGCGCTGGTCCACGGCCCGCCGGGCACGGGCAAGACGTACACGCTGGCTCAGGTCGTTCGGGCTTGCGTGGCGAGAGGGGATCAGGTCCTCCTCTCGGCGTTCACCAACCGCGCGGTCGACAACTGCCTGGAAGCCCTAGAGGACCAGGGATTCGAAGACGTCGTCCGCGTCGGCACCGAGAGCGGCGTCCGCGACGACATGCAGGCGTACCGCCTCGACACCGCCGGCGACCCCGACGAGTGCGTGAGTCAACTCGAAGACGCCGCCGTCGTCGCGGCGACGACGGCCTCGTGCAGTTCGCGTATCATGCGGACCCAGGAGTTCGACACCGCCGTCGTCGACGAGGCGGGTCAGCTGACGGAACCGGGCACCCTCGCCGCGACGGCGCGGGCCGACCGCTTCGTGCTGGTCGGCGACCACCAGCAGTTGCCACCCGTCGTCAGTTCCGAGAAGGCCAACGAGGTGCTCGGCCAGTCGCTGTTCGAACGACTAATCGACGAGTATCCCGACGCCAGCGTCCTGCTCGACCGCCAGTACCGGATGGCCCAGCGCATCCAGGCGTTCTCTTCGCGGGAGTTCTACGACAACCAGTTGCGCCCCGCCACGGGCGAGGTCGCCGCCCAGCGCATCGGTGACCTGCCGGACGTCGACCCGGAGGCCCTGCCCGAGAACCTCAGAGACGGCGCGGCGTTCGTCGACCCCGACGGGAGCGCCGAGGGCAACACCAACCCGACGGAGGCCGCCGAGGTCGCACGGGTGGTGTCCGAATACGTCGACGCGGGCCTCGACCCGAGCGATATCGGCGTCATTGCGCCCTACCGTGCCCAGGTCGCCGAGATCAGCAAACACGTCCCCGAGAGCGTCGCCGTCGACACCGTCGACCGATTCCAGGGCTCCAGCAAGGAGGTCATCGTCGTTTCCTTCACCGCCACCGGATCACTCGACGGACCGATCTTCGAGGACTACCGCCGGATCAACGTCGCGCTGACCCGGGCGAAGAAGGCGCTCGTGCTGGTCGGCGACGCCGACGCGCTGGCGACCGACGAAGTGTAC
- a CDS encoding AAA family ATPase — translation MTDELQGRTVEAAADTCLDVVERVEEAAVVERGVLLAILAAVVSKGHVLLEDVPGTGKTVTARVFAEALGLEFKRIQFTPDLLPADVTGSNVYDEHTKEFEFSKGPIFANVVLADEINRAPPKTQAALLEAMEEGQVSVDGTTYDLPEPFVVIATQNPIEQEGTFRLPEAQRDRFSVKTSFGYPDVDGEMALLDRRAGRRTLSPSVEPVVDRERVVELQDLAEDVRVDEKVRRYIVDVARATRTDDRVDVGVSPRGVQRVFEAARAAALVAGRRYVTPDDVKRLAETTMAHRLVLTTEATVEGVQPGDVIRDALDSLDVPAVSPDASESADGSEPTDADGSAGDADAAEPATDQPDSDGTTETDGSPGEGDAFADSPSQVD, via the coding sequence ATGACAGACGAGCTGCAGGGTCGGACGGTCGAGGCCGCCGCCGACACCTGCCTCGACGTGGTCGAACGGGTGGAAGAAGCCGCCGTGGTCGAGCGGGGGGTCCTGCTGGCTATCCTGGCCGCCGTCGTCTCGAAGGGTCACGTCCTCCTCGAAGACGTCCCCGGGACGGGCAAGACCGTCACGGCGCGGGTGTTCGCCGAGGCGCTGGGCCTGGAGTTCAAGCGCATCCAGTTCACCCCGGACCTGTTGCCGGCCGACGTCACCGGGTCGAACGTCTACGACGAGCACACGAAGGAGTTCGAGTTCTCGAAGGGCCCCATCTTCGCCAACGTCGTGCTGGCCGACGAGATCAATCGCGCTCCCCCCAAAACGCAGGCCGCACTGCTCGAAGCGATGGAGGAGGGCCAGGTGAGCGTCGACGGGACGACCTACGACCTCCCGGAGCCGTTCGTCGTCATCGCGACGCAGAACCCCATCGAGCAGGAGGGGACCTTCCGCCTGCCGGAGGCCCAGCGCGACCGCTTCAGCGTGAAGACCTCCTTCGGCTACCCGGACGTCGACGGGGAGATGGCCCTGCTCGACCGGCGGGCCGGCCGCCGGACGCTCTCGCCCAGCGTCGAACCGGTCGTCGACCGCGAGCGCGTCGTCGAGCTACAGGACCTGGCCGAGGACGTCCGCGTCGACGAGAAGGTCCGGCGGTACATCGTCGACGTCGCGCGGGCGACGCGGACGGACGACCGCGTCGACGTCGGCGTCTCGCCCCGCGGCGTCCAGCGCGTGTTCGAGGCCGCCCGGGCCGCGGCGCTCGTCGCCGGGCGCCGGTACGTCACCCCCGACGACGTCAAGCGTCTCGCGGAGACGACGATGGCCCACCGGCTCGTGCTCACGACAGAAGCGACCGTCGAGGGGGTCCAGCCCGGTGACGTGATTCGTGACGCGCTCGACTCGCTCGACGTCCCCGCGGTGTCGCCGGACGCGAGCGAGTCAGCGGACGGGAGCGAACCGACGGACGCGGACGGCTCCGCTGGCGACGCCGACGCGGCCGAACCGGCCACAGACCAGCCAGACTCCGACGGGACGACCGAGACCGACGGATCACCCGGCGAGGGAGACGCGTTCGCCGATAGCCCGTCCCAGGTCGACTGA
- a CDS encoding DUF7519 family protein, which translates to MPLFGPRLDRPSAIGDEGRPRATSLTIASVVVFAVVAATGWAGGFMRLTLALGTLVGLFTVGLSLLNRERFLALFLGQLCYVLGGTGLVGFALLVLLLAPAYGLVLTGFALALTGLATTWADVADAESTKTALFQGGASFVSMLVWFVCLIVVAGTVLALWTFLTGPATSVPPTPSLIVFLFALCVTGVLVWLGTRWLPFRQLTPRDRRPRLERNLGRFRLVTAVVALVAFAGIVVAVVAWLLGGFDRLYAALPPSSAVFGGLSSPFVLGPLLLVGVAVLATALVALALRRVTRPTDRRANQLLAAVVAGFAFTVLTIPFYFSVVPGMPLLRVVVAVLLVILGPPALFVAGLAFLGGVTVGVLPDRAGGPAVASAGMVVATVGAGLAGVPPVAVFACITAGMVAWDVSAFGLGVTADLGHIPETRRLELFHGVLGVGVGIVVVAVLAGVDLLRTAVAGGLVAGPAILLAVVAVLLLLIPVRG; encoded by the coding sequence ATGCCGCTGTTCGGTCCGCGACTCGACAGGCCGTCGGCCATCGGCGACGAGGGGCGACCGCGAGCGACCAGTCTCACCATCGCCTCGGTGGTCGTCTTCGCCGTCGTCGCCGCAACCGGCTGGGCCGGTGGGTTCATGCGCCTGACGCTCGCGCTCGGGACGCTCGTCGGGCTCTTCACCGTCGGACTCTCGCTGCTGAACCGCGAGCGGTTCCTCGCGCTGTTCCTCGGTCAGCTCTGTTACGTGCTCGGCGGGACGGGACTGGTCGGGTTCGCCCTGTTGGTGCTCCTCCTCGCGCCGGCGTACGGGCTCGTGCTCACCGGCTTCGCCCTTGCACTGACCGGGCTGGCGACGACCTGGGCCGACGTGGCCGACGCCGAGAGTACCAAAACCGCGCTGTTCCAGGGCGGCGCCTCCTTCGTGTCGATGCTCGTCTGGTTCGTCTGTCTGATCGTCGTCGCCGGGACAGTGCTGGCCCTGTGGACGTTCCTCACCGGCCCGGCGACGTCGGTTCCGCCGACGCCGTCGCTGATCGTCTTCCTGTTCGCACTCTGTGTCACCGGCGTCCTGGTCTGGCTCGGGACGCGGTGGCTCCCGTTCCGACAGCTCACGCCGCGCGACCGTCGCCCGCGTCTGGAACGAAACCTCGGCCGGTTCCGTCTGGTGACCGCCGTCGTCGCGCTCGTCGCCTTCGCCGGGATCGTCGTCGCAGTGGTCGCCTGGCTTCTGGGCGGATTCGACCGGCTGTACGCGGCGCTCCCGCCGTCCTCGGCCGTATTCGGCGGCCTCTCCTCGCCGTTCGTCCTCGGGCCGCTGTTGCTCGTCGGCGTCGCCGTCCTCGCCACCGCGCTCGTCGCGCTCGCGCTCCGCCGGGTGACCCGGCCGACCGACAGGCGCGCCAACCAGTTGCTCGCCGCCGTCGTCGCGGGGTTCGCGTTCACGGTGCTCACCATCCCGTTCTACTTCTCCGTCGTCCCGGGCATGCCCCTGCTTCGCGTCGTGGTGGCGGTCCTTCTCGTAATCCTCGGCCCGCCAGCGCTGTTCGTCGCGGGGCTCGCCTTCCTGGGCGGTGTGACCGTCGGGGTCTTGCCCGACCGCGCCGGCGGCCCGGCCGTGGCCTCGGCGGGGATGGTCGTCGCGACCGTGGGCGCGGGTCTCGCCGGCGTCCCGCCGGTCGCCGTCTTCGCCTGCATCACCGCCGGCATGGTCGCCTGGGACGTCTCGGCGTTCGGCCTCGGCGTGACGGCCGACCTGGGCCACATCCCCGAGACGCGTCGCCTCGAACTGTTCCACGGGGTCCTCGGCGTGGGCGTCGGTATCGTCGTCGTCGCCGTCCTGGCGGGGGTCGACCTCCTGCGGACGGCGGTCGCCGGCGGCCTCGTGGCGGGCCCCGCCATCTTGCTCGCCGTTGTCGCCGTCCTCCTGCTCCTGATCCCCGTCCGCGGGTGA
- a CDS encoding DUF58 domain-containing protein, with the protein MSNPTLRWRGGVAATIVLAVVGLATSNGPILLAAVVPLAYVAYGSLATAELPTELTASRTVEPTPAPPGRPVAVTLTVTNDSDRTLSDVRVVDGVPGDLAVMDGSPRVGTTLEPGESVTLEYTMVARRGEHAFDPPRVRLRSLGAGAAATADLPVDGDVELVCRLDAEAPPLADDASNHVGQITTDSPGRGLEFHSTREYRHGDDAKRIDWRHYAKRGTLATVNYREHRSASIVAVVDAREVCRVVPGPGRPTAVELEAYAATHAVGEFLRTGHDVAVAVVGLDGPGPAGLHWLPPGGGDGQRSRALDRFELAADAETTVEDPEAQFTQLLGLAPPGAQIALFSPLLDDTPADAVEAWLAHDHSVVVLSPDVITGNTVSGQYEQVRRGARLARCQAAGARALDWRRGTPLPVALEYAFAADAGHAARRRADAGTGAGTGGDA; encoded by the coding sequence ATGAGCAACCCGACGCTGCGCTGGCGCGGCGGCGTCGCGGCGACTATCGTCCTCGCCGTCGTCGGCCTCGCGACCAGCAACGGACCGATACTCCTGGCGGCGGTCGTTCCGCTCGCCTACGTCGCCTACGGGTCGCTCGCGACGGCGGAGCTTCCGACGGAGCTGACGGCGAGCCGAACCGTCGAGCCGACGCCGGCGCCGCCGGGCCGTCCGGTGGCCGTCACGCTGACCGTGACGAACGACTCCGACCGGACGCTCTCGGACGTCCGCGTCGTCGACGGCGTCCCCGGGGACCTGGCCGTGATGGACGGGTCGCCGCGCGTCGGCACGACGCTGGAACCCGGCGAGTCCGTGACCCTGGAATACACGATGGTGGCCCGGCGCGGGGAGCACGCCTTCGACCCGCCGCGAGTCCGCCTCCGGAGTCTCGGCGCCGGCGCGGCGGCGACGGCCGACCTCCCGGTCGACGGCGACGTCGAACTGGTCTGCCGGCTCGACGCCGAGGCGCCGCCGCTGGCCGACGACGCCAGCAACCACGTGGGTCAGATCACGACCGACAGCCCGGGCCGGGGCCTGGAGTTTCACTCGACGCGCGAGTACCGTCACGGCGACGACGCGAAACGGATCGACTGGCGCCACTACGCCAAGCGCGGCACCCTCGCGACTGTCAACTACCGGGAACACCGGTCGGCCTCCATCGTCGCCGTCGTCGACGCCCGCGAGGTGTGTCGCGTCGTCCCCGGACCGGGTCGCCCGACTGCGGTCGAACTGGAAGCCTACGCCGCGACCCACGCCGTCGGCGAGTTCCTGCGCACCGGCCACGACGTCGCCGTCGCCGTCGTCGGCCTCGACGGGCCGGGGCCCGCGGGACTCCACTGGCTCCCGCCGGGCGGTGGCGACGGCCAGCGCTCGCGCGCACTCGACCGGTTCGAACTGGCGGCCGACGCGGAGACGACGGTGGAGGACCCCGAAGCGCAGTTCACGCAACTGCTCGGGCTCGCGCCGCCGGGCGCCCAGATCGCGCTGTTCTCGCCGCTGCTCGACGACACGCCGGCCGACGCCGTCGAGGCGTGGCTCGCCCACGACCACTCCGTCGTCGTGCTCTCGCCGGACGTGATCACCGGCAACACCGTCAGCGGCCAGTACGAACAGGTCCGCAGGGGGGCCCGACTGGCGCGCTGTCAGGCCGCTGGCGCTCGCGCGCTCGACTGGCGTCGCGGCACGCCGCTCCCGGTCGCGCTGGAGTACGCCTTCGCCGCCGACGCGGGCCACGCGGCGCGCCGCCGCGCGGACGCCGGTACCGGCGCCGGCACTGGAGGTGACGCCTGA
- a CDS encoding DUF7269 family protein, producing MRAALAAVFGVATIVGAVVALLASSGTVSDSALLLSMAVLVGVVGVIGALVKVAGSESDGGVAAAPWEESGVLVERAPERSPAASDLSGEALADVVAAAGEAARDDGTVAAGVDVVRPHLREALLGVFVQGGTDRSTAEALLARGDWTDDATAAAVLDDAVDHPGWSVLQRFEAWLFPEQVLREEVRRAMQAIATVADRELPTVPGQHAPRTVPVLAPTLEDLRRGADGHLQRAVEPLGGRTHGDVDGGRAAHHTGSTTDEPAGGGLSQSQQDDPAAGEPRRRSATDSLADIRVGSQRDGTAADDVVADEAVDEDQEGEGVSRR from the coding sequence GTGAGAGCGGCCCTCGCTGCGGTGTTCGGGGTCGCGACCATCGTCGGTGCGGTCGTCGCACTCCTGGCGAGTTCCGGGACGGTCTCGGACAGCGCCCTGCTCCTCTCGATGGCCGTCCTCGTGGGCGTCGTCGGCGTCATCGGCGCGCTCGTGAAGGTCGCGGGCTCCGAGTCCGACGGGGGCGTGGCGGCCGCCCCCTGGGAGGAATCGGGCGTCCTCGTCGAGCGCGCGCCCGAGCGCTCGCCGGCGGCGTCCGACCTCTCGGGAGAGGCGCTCGCCGACGTCGTCGCGGCGGCCGGCGAGGCGGCACGTGACGACGGCACGGTGGCCGCCGGCGTCGACGTGGTTCGACCCCACCTTCGCGAGGCACTCCTGGGCGTGTTCGTCCAGGGTGGCACCGACCGGTCCACGGCGGAGGCCCTGCTCGCTCGGGGAGACTGGACAGACGACGCGACGGCTGCCGCCGTGCTCGACGACGCAGTCGACCACCCGGGCTGGAGCGTGCTGCAACGGTTCGAGGCGTGGCTCTTCCCCGAACAGGTCCTCCGTGAGGAGGTCCGGCGGGCGATGCAGGCCATCGCGACGGTCGCGGACCGTGAACTCCCGACCGTTCCCGGCCAGCACGCTCCCCGCACCGTGCCAGTCCTCGCGCCGACGCTCGAAGATCTCCGTCGCGGCGCCGATGGCCACCTCCAGCGTGCCGTCGAGCCGCTCGGTGGCCGTACCCATGGCGACGTCGACGGCGGACGGGCGGCCCACCACACTGGCAGTACCACCGACGAGCCGGCCGGAGGCGGCCTCAGTCAGTCACAGCAGGACGACCCAGCGGCCGGGGAGCCCCGTCGCCGTTCGGCGACCGACTCACTGGCCGATATTCGGGTCGGGAGCCAGCGGGACGGAACGGCGGCCGACGACGTAGTCGCCGACGAAGCGGTGGACGAGGACCAGGAGGGAGAGGGGGTGTCCCGTCGATGA
- a CDS encoding DUF4129 domain-containing protein: protein MSHTNPAGPLPKLAGEPRQLVFLALCSLALVVAAFAAPPTAQGSSSPDVPLGDLFGNESGQTGDCVVLLSENPVPGRDVTVAVRRGGEPIQDVRVWFDDRSIGVTNRSGQVTGTVPYVRKLSVKVGLPGGGSCEFETVTGGTAVQHQSAALGAPAGSSNLAGNAAPETGQSTGQAAAQATDSPTPTRPTDAVNVSDSFRFLGPIGVDVVGEPNPGETVTLVATIRGDPVPAATVSVDGDRVGRTDENGEYALTIPDDGTERLRVNVQRGEIEGRTFVDVRLLRVAVQGERFPLPGQSATVRAAIGTDAAADAAVTLDGERVATTNATGQAAITLPGDPLATVTVTTGDRTASRSMLSVFAPTIVTPVAALLLLVGSPLAVYWADGRRGLAVLVALAANLLAGTAGYVVAGRDGALVAVGSTLLLLALVLAVRRPDLVSGAGDRLTALVTPGGSAGDVARSWIDRVTDGVLWITRRVERLVDRIETSLGAVLRRLREFELAALLADVRTLFGGLPRRFVAGIRFLVGLPRRLLGSILPGSSDDESEVTDPTGQPTPERRPPGPAIRELWRRFARRVVPDRWPQRTPGEVSRQAIDAGFPRDSVVELTSVFRDVEYGGESLSDDRYLQAQRAYDALDAGENESDGTDGDGATDADDGGEVSGS, encoded by the coding sequence ATGTCACACACGAACCCGGCTGGACCCCTCCCGAAGCTGGCAGGCGAGCCCCGACAGCTCGTCTTCCTCGCGCTGTGTAGCCTCGCACTCGTCGTCGCTGCATTCGCGGCCCCGCCGACCGCTCAGGGGTCGTCTTCCCCCGACGTCCCCCTCGGGGACCTGTTCGGCAACGAGTCCGGGCAGACCGGCGACTGCGTCGTCCTCCTCTCCGAAAATCCCGTCCCGGGACGCGACGTGACGGTCGCCGTCCGTCGCGGTGGCGAACCGATCCAGGACGTTCGCGTGTGGTTCGACGACCGGTCTATCGGCGTCACGAACCGGTCCGGCCAGGTCACGGGCACGGTGCCCTACGTTCGGAAACTGTCGGTGAAAGTGGGGCTGCCCGGCGGCGGGTCCTGCGAGTTCGAAACGGTGACTGGAGGAACCGCGGTGCAGCACCAGTCTGCCGCGCTCGGCGCCCCAGCCGGCTCGTCGAATCTCGCCGGGAACGCCGCGCCAGAGACGGGTCAGTCCACGGGACAGGCCGCCGCGCAGGCGACCGACAGTCCGACCCCCACGCGGCCGACAGACGCGGTCAACGTCTCTGACTCGTTCCGCTTCCTCGGCCCCATCGGCGTCGACGTGGTGGGGGAACCCAACCCCGGCGAGACCGTGACGCTCGTCGCCACTATCCGGGGCGACCCGGTCCCCGCGGCGACGGTGTCCGTCGACGGCGACCGGGTCGGACGGACCGACGAGAACGGGGAGTACGCGCTGACGATTCCCGACGACGGGACCGAACGGCTCCGGGTGAACGTCCAGCGCGGGGAGATAGAGGGCCGGACGTTCGTCGACGTCAGGCTGTTGCGCGTCGCGGTCCAGGGCGAGCGGTTCCCCCTCCCGGGCCAGTCCGCGACGGTCCGGGCGGCCATCGGCACCGACGCGGCCGCGGACGCCGCGGTGACCCTCGACGGTGAGCGGGTCGCCACGACGAACGCGACGGGGCAGGCAGCGATCACGCTCCCCGGGGATCCGCTGGCGACGGTGACCGTGACCACCGGCGACCGGACCGCGAGCAGGTCGATGCTGTCGGTGTTCGCGCCGACGATCGTCACTCCCGTTGCCGCCCTCCTCCTGCTCGTCGGGAGCCCGCTCGCCGTCTACTGGGCGGACGGCCGGCGCGGCCTCGCCGTGCTCGTCGCCCTCGCCGCGAACCTTCTCGCCGGGACCGCTGGCTACGTCGTGGCCGGCCGCGACGGTGCCCTCGTCGCCGTCGGTTCGACGCTGTTACTGCTGGCGCTCGTCCTCGCCGTCCGCCGGCCCGACCTGGTCTCCGGGGCGGGCGACAGGCTCACGGCGCTGGTGACGCCCGGCGGATCGGCGGGTGACGTCGCCCGTTCGTGGATCGACCGCGTGACCGATGGCGTGCTCTGGATCACGCGGCGCGTCGAGCGCCTCGTGGACCGGATCGAGACGAGTCTGGGTGCGGTCCTCCGTCGGCTTCGCGAGTTCGAACTCGCCGCACTCCTCGCAGACGTCCGGACCCTGTTCGGTGGGCTCCCTCGGCGGTTCGTGGCCGGGATCCGGTTCCTCGTCGGCCTTCCCCGGCGCCTCCTCGGATCGATACTGCCCGGGTCGTCCGACGACGAGTCGGAAGTGACCGACCCAACGGGGCAACCGACCCCCGAGCGCCGACCGCCGGGCCCGGCGATTCGCGAACTCTGGCGTCGCTTCGCCCGGCGCGTCGTTCCGGACCGCTGGCCCCAGCGGACGCCTGGCGAGGTGTCGCGCCAGGCCATCGACGCGGGCTTCCCGAGAGACTCCGTGGTGGAACTCACGTCGGTGTTCCGCGACGTCGAGTACGGCGGCGAGTCCCTCTCCGACGACCGGTACCTGCAGGCCCAGCGCGCGTACGACGCCCTCGACGCCGGGGAGAACGAGTCTGATGGGACTGACGGCGACGGAGCGACCGACGCCGACGACGGCGGCGAGGTGAGCGGGTCGTGA
- a CDS encoding nuclear transport factor 2 family protein produces the protein MSDDAVGTESSARETVRAYYDALRNGDPLGPFFADDEDLVKFGISERLVGGEAVADGLREQTETTSGWTVDSRALAVTERDDHAWFSDEVFLGWTGSDPPIRYEFETRWSGTLERREGDGSPSADGDWRVVGMHVSTAGDI, from the coding sequence ATGAGCGACGACGCCGTCGGGACGGAGTCCAGCGCGCGGGAGACGGTCCGCGCGTACTACGACGCGCTCCGCAACGGTGACCCGCTGGGACCGTTCTTCGCGGACGACGAGGACCTGGTCAAGTTCGGCATCTCCGAGCGACTCGTCGGCGGGGAGGCGGTGGCCGACGGACTGCGCGAACAGACAGAGACGACCAGCGGCTGGACGGTCGACAGCCGTGCGCTGGCCGTCACCGAACGCGACGACCACGCCTGGTTCTCGGACGAGGTGTTCCTGGGCTGGACCGGCTCCGATCCGCCGATCCGGTACGAGTTCGAGACACGCTGGAGCGGGACGCTCGAACGACGCGAGGGGGACGGTTCACCCTCCGCCGACGGCGACTGGCGCGTCGTCGGGATGCACGTCTCCACGGCGGGCGATATCTGA